Within Spinacia oleracea cultivar Varoflay chromosome 4, BTI_SOV_V1, whole genome shotgun sequence, the genomic segment ACCTTCTCATCCAACGGCGACGTTTTGAACTACGGCTTAACCATCCCTTCAAAAGGGCAGGAAAAGTTATTGAAGAAATTCGACTCTGTTTTGGAGAAATACAGCGGGTTTAAAGAAGAGAGGGTGGAAGTGGAGGTGGAGCGTGAAGCGGGGTGGGTGGTGGCGAGGGAGGTGACACCAGAGGAGGTGAAGGTGGATATGGAAAAGAGAGAAATAATGGAGGAGAGTGCCGCCGCATACTGGACGACGTTGGCCCCAAATGTGGAGGAGTATAGTAATTGTGTTGCGAGGATGATTGCGGCGGGGTCGGGGATGTTGGTGAAGGGGATAATGTGGTGCGGTGATGTTACTGTAGAGAGGTTGAAATGGGGGAATGAGTTTTTGAGGAAAAGGTTGGGGACCAAGGAGAATGCTCAAGTTAGTCCTCAGTGTTTAAGCAGGATCAGAAGGTTTGTTAACTTAATAATCACTCTCTTTTAAAGTTTTTACCCTTTGTTTTATATTCTTGTTATTGTTTTATAAATCATGATTTTTAAAGTTGACTAGTCTATGCATGTTCCATGGATGCGTTTAACCCTTTTTGTTTTAACCGGTAATAAACAACAGTGGTCATAAGTCTAATAATTGTACATttgtgttactccctccgtcccggaatacttgacctgttttccttatcgggtcgtcccttaatacttgacctgtttctaaaaatggaaatattctaacaatattatattatttctcactccacccctattaacccacctaccccctactccatacaaaaaataattaaaaattcaacccctactctccccaaccccacctcttaacccacatcccactaactacattaaaataataccccactatcaactactacctattaaattaaataagtcaattcaagtcccttaaactctgtgccggtcaaactgggtcgagtattccgggacggagggagtattatctTTAAGAATGAATTAGAGGTGAAGTTTGAAAACCTGTACAAGCCAAGACACAAGTTGGAATCCCTTCCCAATTTACAATTTGTAATATATTTATGGCTTATCTGACACAAGAAATTTGTTCATGaaactacttttttttttcgggTGAATGATGTGGAGTCGAGCAAAATAAACTAAAACTACAGGTAGAACACAAACCCTAGCATTAAGCAGCTACTGCTGGCACGCGGCGGAGCAAGCTACTCCTCCTTACTATTATATTCATGAAACTAGAATAGTATTAGTAATGCAATTGAATAGATAGTGTGATGTTTGAATGCGGTTGAAGTCAGTGTAACATAAAAGCTAAAACTACACATAATATGTTCACGAGACTATAATAGTATTAGTAATGCAATTAAGTAGACGATGTGATACTAATTGAGGTtgacatgagtggttaagggcctcttgtTCCTTAACCAAGGTACCGGGTTCAAGCCTTGGTAATGAAAAAGCCGGAAGGGATGTATACATAATAGAGCTTGTTGGTGTTGGTATTGGTTTTGGTATTGGTGTATTTTACAAATTGAACTAGCGTAGGTGAAGGTGGGTTTTGCTGTAAATCCTTAATAACTTTCATAATGAAATGAGGATCTGATGTGCTTAGGGTGAAGAGTATGACAAAGAAGTCAGAGGATGCTGCAACGGCAATTCTTTCAGGGGTTATAAAGGTGTCGGACACTATCACAGGCTCAGTCGTCAACTCAAGAGTAGGAAAGACATTCTTTAACATGTTCCCTGGAGAAATCATCTTAGCTTCATTTGACGGTTTCCGTACGCCTTCTtcttttcatttcttttgtattcgagttttgactaaaatgatcaTTAAGAAAAccttgtatgttttttttttatcaaactcATTTGTTttcggtgttttaacagaaaagATTTGTGATGCTGTTGAAGCTGCTGGGAAGAATGTTATGTCAACATCTTCACATGTGACCACAGAGCTTGTTACAGAGAGGTAATACACACGCTGTGATAGTTTGATTTGAACAAGTAATAGGTGTTCCTTTATGGGAATCTTGTGATGTAGTTGAGTCTTCGGACCTTGAGCGTGAACCCCAACATCGGGGGAGGCTCTCCGGATCAAGGCCTTAAATTAGTATCCATTATACAAGAGAAAGAGTAGAGGAATCTCTAGTGGCTTGTGGAATATTAGGTCATGAAGTTAGGTCGTTGGCCTTTTGTAGCCCTGACCCATAATTCTGTAATTTGTTGTTCTTGTATTAAATTGGGAAATACAACTAGCTTTTTCGGAGTAAATATAACGTTCACACTGTTGTGCTTGCTCTGGAAAAGTAATCACCCCGTTAATATGTTTGCTAAATCCTGACTAATCACAATGTTTAGGTATGGAGAGGAAGCAGCCCAAGCTACAAATGAAGGGTTGGATGCAGCAGGTCATGCTTTAGGAACAGCCTGGACAGTTTTCAAGCTAAGGAAAGCTTTGAATCCCAAGGGTGCTCTTAAACCCACAACTCTTGCCAAAGCTGCTGTCGGAAAAGTCAAAAAATCTTTATAGGACGAAGATTATGTAATTTCATTTTATTGCCACCTTTTTCATTGATGTTGTAGGAGCAGTAATGTAGTAAGCATTACTTGATGATGCCCAGAGTTAACACTGTTGTTAACAAGTTATACAGTTTGTTCTCGCTTGAATAAATTCATTTTCCTGATCGAAATGTCTCGCATTGTATGTTTGTGAGAATACTTGTGTTTGTAGTTTTGTACGACTAGACTACCAAATGTCCGAACAGATGGTGGTTACGTATTCTTACAAACAATTACAACATACGTTAATGACAGTTTATCAGGTCGATCTTGAAACGCTTGTGTGTCTACATACCAGTTAATGAGCAATAGTTTTATTGAGTACGAATCTACATCTTCCATTTAAGTGAGAGAGTATTATAAAAGTCCAAGCAAAAGTTTTGAAATACCAAGGCTCTATCTAAGACGTTTAAACAATAAATTttcttttaattgttttttggCATTTTTGGAAGTTCGAGAAGTTTTGAATGATATGAGGGGTGAAGTGAATGACGTAGGAATGATGGCTGCACGATTCGACAAAGAAGGAAATCGTCGAAAATGGCTGAAATAATTTCTACTGGTCGGGACTTCGGTGTATGATTGCTTAATAGAATATATATATTCGGAAAGGAAACAGATCCACGAGTTCATTTAGGGCTCGAGAACTGCAGTctaattattttttacttttgttTTTAATTCCGTTTCGTATTAGGGTTTTGTGTTAACTATTTAAACGCTTTATTTTCGTCATTAGAAATCTACTATTCTTTTGATAATAAAATTCTGAGAGTTTATCTCTTTTCTGGTGGATTCCGGAGTACAGATTTATCGCATGTAAATATTTTCATTCGTTATAAATATTAgcgtttgtttttcatttataATTCTGACTGTGtcaagtggtatcagagcaggattTCTCTTGTTTCTCTTCGTATCTTGATTAGCCATGGGGGAACCAGTGACCAGAGCAGATCTTGAGGAGGTTACCGCGACTTTTACCACGACCCTAACTGTTTTGACTAAATAGCACTACAAAAAAACGGTCGTTTTCCGACCGAATTTTCCGACCAAACAAAAATTAGTCGGTAAAATATAAATTCACCGACTAATTAAATTGTAGTCGTTAAATTTGCTTTTCACCGACTAATTTGTAGTAGTCGGTAATTTACGACTACTTTTCAGATAAATTACGACTACTTTATAGTCGTGAATTAAGTCGACCAAAACAAATGTTTGGGAAAAAGTACTGACTACTTTTACCGACCAAATTTATTACCTACTACCTTTTTCAGTCGGAATTTACCGACTAAAATAAGGTTGGTCGTAAAAATTTTATtcgttaaaataaaaaaaataccgaCCAAAAATAAGTAGTCGGTAAAGTTGCGACTGCTTTTTACACTACGCCGACTAATTTTGTAGTCGGTAAAATCTCGACTAAATAAGCTCTCAAAATTTACCGACCATGTAATAAGTAGTCGGTAAATTATTATTCACCGACCGCCCCTGACGTGGATGAAAAATTATTTGCCGACCACACAATTGATAGTCGGAAATAATAGTTTACCGACCGCTAAAGCAGTCAGTAAAAATTTATTTACCGACCACCAGATATATAGTCGGCAAAATGATTTCTCTCACTTGTTCGCTCAAGTTGAACCCTAAAACTAATGCTCTCACTTGTCCCCCCCCCCACACCCACAAAGTCACACACCAACTTTCACATTCTCTCTCTTCTACTTTCCCTCTTTCACTCCCCTTCTCACCATCGCTCATCAACCTCCCTCAATCTCTCTCATCTTTTTATGTTGTTGATGTTGCTTCTGCTTCCCCTTCGCATCTGATGTTGATGTTGCTGCTAGGCTTGGCTTCCTCTTCCCTATACACCAAGGACTCCAACTCTTCACTTCTTCAGCAGTCTTTCTCTCCCTCCCTCATTTTATTTTTCAGATCTATTGCTTCCGAGTCAACTCGGTTCGAATTTAAcgaaattgttttaatttttttcgtTTTCAAACTCTTTCATCTAATTTCTATGATTTGTTTTTGTATtaattttttgtctttttcatTTAATCTCTATGATTCATTGTcgttttaatattttttggttgaattttaaATCTTATGAGTTTGTGTGGTTTGATGTAGGTGAAAAACTCAAGCAATGAAGAACATGAAGAATTGTAAATCTTTTTCTTAATCTTGGTGATATTATAGGGTGATAGTATAGGGAAGATGATTTTTTAAGTTCAGGTGATTgtaaataattttctttttgagCTACTTCAGATGTTTAGATCTACATTTTAGTTGAAATTTTACATTTTTTTGGATATTCCTATGTAATTATCACTGTTATATATATCTTATTATTTTGGTGATTCTGTATTTTATTTGGTGAAATTTGTGCGTAGCTTCGATGAAATCGAAACCACTAGCTGGGTTTTTCCAGTTTATggtttcatttattttttttttaaaaataattttaccgACTACTGTTTTAGTCGCTAAATTTGTTATTGTAGTTGGAAAGTACCGACCAAAGATGTAGTCGTTAATTTAGCGACTACATTAGTAGTCGGTATTTTCCGACTACTTCCATAGTCGTTAATTTAGCGACTACTGTTGTAGTCGGTATATTCCGACTACTTTTGTAGTCGTATTTTAGCGACTAAAAAGGTAGTCGGAAATTTAGAAACTACAATATAGTCGGTAAAGTAGTCGGTGAAATTTATCGACTACTTTTCAGTCGTAGTTTTCTAATATTCCGACCAGTAGTTTTCCGACTACTTTCAGTCGGAAAACTTCTTACCGATTAATTTCACCATTTTTCCGACTATTTTTGGTGGTCGGAAAATTGgtgatttcttgtagtgtaggtGACAGCGTTAACAACGCAGATTAACGTTGTGCAGAATAATGTGAATCAACGGAGGAACGTGAGAGGGAGTCCAAATAGGGCTCCGCAGGGGAAGAACTGGCGTAATATCAGTGGTGGTAGTTCGAGTTCCGAAGAAGAAGAACACCTCGAGGAAGAAAGAAGTAACGATGGAAATAATCATCATAAACATGATTATCGGATGAAGGTTGATATTCCATTGTTCTACGGAACCATGGGGGTGGAGGAGTCTTTCATGAGATACTCGCCCCAGAATAACCTTAAGGTCGTGGGTGATAAGGAGAAGAGCGCAACTGCTAAGGAATACAACCCTGCAAGCAAGGGGTTGGTAGTTCTAGTAGTGTGCAACCCGCATGCTAAACTCGGTTGAGACACGTATGCTAAACTCGGTGGAGACACGTGTTATTGCTGTAATGGCAAGGGTCACAGGTCCAACATTGCCCGTCTCGGAGAGTAACTGTTGTTTTGGAAGGGGATGAAGAGGAACCTGAGTTAGAGAATGATGAGTATGCAGACGTGGAATTTGCGGAAGAGGAGTTTGATGATAGGGTTAATTTTGTGTTGCAGAGGGTTCTTTTGACATCGAAAGATGAAGGGAAACGCAAAAATTTATTCAAGACTCATTGTTCCATTCATAATAAGGTTTGTAACCTGATCGTGGATAATGGTAGCACTGAGAATCTGGTTTCACAGAAGCTGGTGGATTATTTGAAGTTACAAATGGAACCACATGGGAAGTCGTACACCCTTGGTTGGGTCAGTAAGGGGTCCCGAGTTTGAGTCACATTGGCCTCCAGAGTCCCTATCTCTATCGGAAAGCACTACAAGGAAGAGGTACTTTATGATGTTCTTGATACGAATGTTTGTCATGATTTACTTGGTGGGCCTTGGAAGTTTGATAACGATGTTACTTTATCGGGGTCGGGATAATGTGATGATATTTGCTTGAGGTACACATAAAATTTCTATGGCACCTGTTTTGCATTTTgaaaagaggggggggggggggagaagaAGTCTAGTTTCTTGATAATGACGTATAATGATAAGGAACTTGATGATGCTGTCAAGGAATCTGATTATTTTTGTCTAGTAGTGATTAAGGGGTTGTTGAGTGCGGGTAAGGAAGAAATACCAATTCCTGGAGTAGTGCTGGAAATCTTAGAGGATTTCAAATAACCGATTGCTGATGAGCTACCTAATGACTTGCCTCCTATGCGAGACATTCAACACTAGATTGACATGATTCCAGGTTCGAGCTTACCCAACCTTCCCCATTATCTCATGAGCCCTAAGGAGAATGAAATTTTAAGGGAACAGATTGAAGATTTGTTGAAGAAAGGGTTCATCTGGGTGAGCATGAGTCCTTGTGCAGTACCAGTCCTTCTAGTCCCCAAGAAAGGAAATCAATGGAGAATGTGTGTTTATAGCAGGCCATCAATAAGATAACTATCAAGTATCGATTTCCCATTCTTCGACTGGAAGACATGCTTGATGAGTTGTCAGGTTCTAAGGTGTTTTCGAAGATAGATTTGTGTAGTGGATACCATCAAATCAGAATCAGACCTGGAGATGAATGGAAGATTGTTTTTAAGAGCAAGGATGGATTGTATAAGTGGTTGGT encodes:
- the LOC110792380 gene encoding protein EARLY-RESPONSIVE TO DEHYDRATION 7, chloroplastic isoform X1, with protein sequence MDGNTHSEQPSAAIDATEELLIKIPAAIVHLIDNQQSVELANGDLEIILLRQDTAGVAVLARIGDQLQWPLTKDEATLKLDDSHYFFTFSSNGDVLNYGLTIPSKGQEKLLKKFDSVLEKYSGFKEERVEVEVEREAGWVVAREVTPEEVKVDMEKREIMEESAAAYWTTLAPNVEEYSNCVARMIAAGSGMLVKGIMWCGDVTVERLKWGNEFLRKRLGTKENAQVSPQCLSRIRRVKSMTKKSEDAATAILSGVIKVSDTITGSVVNSRVGKTFFNMFPGEIILASFDGFQKICDAVEAAGKNVMSTSSHVTTELVTERYGEEAAQATNEGLDAAGHALGTAWTVFKLRKALNPKGALKPTTLAKAAVGKVKKSL
- the LOC110792380 gene encoding protein EARLY-RESPONSIVE TO DEHYDRATION 7, chloroplastic isoform X2 yields the protein MDGNTHSEQPSAAIDATEELLIKIPAAIVHLIDNQQSVELANGDLEIILLRQDTAGVAVLARIGDQLQWPLTKDEATLKLDDSHYFFTFSSNGDVLNYGLTIPSKGQEKLLKKFDSVLEKYSGFKEERVEVEVEREAGWVVAREVTPEEVKVDMEKREIMEESAAAYWTTLAPNVEEYSNCVARMIAAGSGMLVKGIMWCGDVTVERLKWGNEFLRKRLGTKENAQVSPQCLSRIRRVKSMTKKSEDAATAILSGVIKVSDTITGSVVNSRVGKTFFNMFPGEIILASFDEKICDAVEAAGKNVMSTSSHVTTELVTERYGEEAAQATNEGLDAAGHALGTAWTVFKLRKALNPKGALKPTTLAKAAVGKVKKSL